In a genomic window of Nocardia fluminea:
- a CDS encoding P-loop NTPase family protein → MSAAAGLQTATVKHPDVMAPVVELVDELRELVRSGGRNDLDARLGMVRARLSDPRVRIVVVGEPQAGMSTLVNSMVGSPVSATEGKPSVPVIVEYGQAPKATLVKSAPGGRVERVPVDPLNPLPALTTLGVLRAEFAEPSGLLADGLVVMDAPGSTAHEAAAWSMIAAADVVLYAADSAAELTEAQLDYLRRVEQVCPSVVCVLTKIDRNPHWSLTQRRNRALLDGAGLNFAVAPVSGLLHREAAERGDQQRDAESGVPQLIDHLREYVVAQADSVAVAAAVRDITLITDQLTVTLRAESDTLRDPRRRAEITQRLAAARTTADQLRQRTATWQVTLVDGSSELSADIEHDLRHRLRTLVREAEAEITRTDPARKWSDFASELDARICEAVEENFVMAHYRAVELTEQVASKFPPDNRTPPLPELRLTNPGEVLEPVQPLEPLESAKAGVGQQLLTALRGSYGGILMVGLATSLLGMSLVNWYSAGAGVLLGVNALWDDRKNRKQRRQAEAKVAVARLADDVIFQVGKESRNRLRSLQRVLRDHYTEIAAEVGRTADEALRAAEETGLRYGDHRELRITEIDAGLRTVAALRARAERLTY, encoded by the coding sequence GTGTCTGCCGCAGCCGGACTGCAGACCGCGACGGTGAAGCATCCGGATGTGATGGCTCCCGTTGTCGAGCTGGTCGACGAACTGCGGGAACTGGTCCGCTCGGGCGGCCGCAACGACCTCGACGCCCGCCTCGGCATGGTGCGGGCCAGGCTCAGCGATCCGCGGGTCCGGATCGTCGTCGTCGGTGAACCGCAGGCGGGCATGAGCACGCTGGTCAACAGCATGGTCGGGTCGCCGGTCAGCGCCACTGAGGGCAAGCCGAGTGTTCCGGTGATCGTCGAATACGGCCAGGCACCGAAGGCGACGCTGGTGAAGTCGGCCCCCGGTGGCCGCGTCGAACGGGTGCCCGTCGACCCGCTGAATCCCCTCCCCGCCCTGACCACGCTCGGGGTGTTGCGCGCCGAGTTCGCCGAGCCGAGTGGGCTGCTGGCCGATGGCCTCGTCGTGATGGACGCGCCGGGCTCGACCGCGCACGAGGCGGCCGCCTGGTCGATGATCGCCGCCGCCGATGTCGTGCTCTACGCCGCCGATTCGGCCGCCGAACTCACCGAGGCGCAACTGGACTACCTGCGCCGGGTCGAGCAGGTGTGCCCGTCGGTGGTCTGCGTGCTCACCAAGATCGACCGCAACCCGCACTGGTCGCTCACCCAGCGCCGCAATCGCGCGCTGCTCGACGGTGCCGGGCTGAACTTCGCGGTGGCTCCCGTCTCGGGTCTGCTGCATCGAGAGGCCGCCGAGCGCGGCGATCAGCAGCGTGATGCCGAATCGGGCGTGCCCCAGCTCATCGACCATCTGCGGGAATACGTTGTCGCCCAGGCCGACTCGGTGGCCGTGGCGGCCGCGGTGCGCGACATCACGCTGATCACCGACCAGCTCACCGTCACCCTGCGGGCCGAGTCGGATACGTTGCGCGACCCACGCAGGCGCGCCGAGATCACCCAGCGCCTGGCCGCCGCGCGCACCACCGCCGATCAGCTGCGACAGCGCACCGCCACCTGGCAGGTCACCCTCGTCGACGGCAGTTCCGAGCTCAGCGCCGACATCGAACACGATCTGCGGCATCGGTTGCGCACGCTGGTTCGCGAGGCCGAGGCCGAGATCACCCGCACCGACCCCGCCCGCAAGTGGTCCGATTTCGCCTCCGAACTGGACGCGCGGATCTGCGAGGCGGTAGAGGAGAACTTCGTGATGGCGCACTACCGCGCCGTCGAGCTCACCGAGCAGGTGGCCTCGAAGTTCCCGCCCGACAACCGAACCCCGCCGCTGCCCGAACTGCGGCTGACCAATCCCGGCGAGGTCCTCGAGCCGGTGCAGCCGCTCGAACCGCTCGAAAGCGCCAAAGCCGGTGTGGGACAGCAGTTGCTCACCGCGCTGCGCGGCTCCTACGGCGGCATCCTGATGGTCGGTCTGGCCACCAGCCTGCTCGGGATGTCGCTGGTGAACTGGTATTCCGCCGGCGCGGGTGTGCTGCTCGGCGTGAACGCGCTGTGGGACGACCGCAAGAACCGCAAGCAGCGCAGACAGGCCGAGGCCAAGGTGGCCGTCGCCCGGCTGGCCGACGACGTGATCTTCCAGGTGGGCAAGGAATCGCGGAACCGCCTGCGCTCCCTGCAACGCGTGCTGCGCGATCACTACACCGAGATCGCGGCCGAAGTCGGCCGCACCGCCGACGAGGCGCTGCGGGCTGCCGAGGAGACCGGCCTGCGCTACGGCGACCACCGGGAACTGCGCATCACCGAGATCGACGCGGGCCTGCGCACGGTGGCCGCGCTACGAGCCCGCGCCGAACGCCTCACCTACTGA
- a CDS encoding response regulator transcription factor encodes MTGQQILVVDDEVRVLASLRRGLELSGFEVITAPDGARALSLVGTAAPDAMVLDVNMPELDGVGVVTALRAIGNDIPICVLSARSAVTDRIAALERGADDYLTKPFDLGELVARLRALLRRRPVTAAPSADTIQVGEVVIDLTGHRVHAGSAPVDLTKREFELLAMLARNAGIVLGREQILSAVWGYDFSTDTNVVDVFVSYLRRKLEAEGVARVVHTVRGVGFVLRDQP; translated from the coding sequence ATGACGGGACAGCAGATCTTGGTCGTCGACGACGAGGTCCGCGTGCTCGCGTCGCTGCGGCGCGGCCTCGAGCTCTCGGGCTTCGAGGTGATCACCGCGCCCGACGGCGCTCGCGCACTCTCCCTGGTGGGAACCGCCGCACCCGACGCGATGGTGCTCGACGTGAACATGCCCGAGCTCGACGGCGTCGGCGTGGTCACCGCGCTGCGCGCGATCGGCAACGACATCCCCATCTGTGTGCTCAGCGCACGCAGCGCGGTGACCGACCGGATCGCCGCACTCGAACGTGGTGCCGACGACTATCTGACCAAGCCGTTCGATCTGGGCGAGCTGGTGGCGCGGCTGCGCGCGCTGTTGCGGCGCCGTCCGGTCACCGCGGCCCCGTCGGCCGACACCATCCAGGTCGGCGAGGTGGTGATCGACCTGACCGGTCATCGGGTGCACGCGGGATCGGCGCCGGTCGATCTCACCAAACGGGAGTTCGAACTGCTCGCGATGCTGGCGCGCAATGCCGGAATCGTGCTCGGACGCGAGCAGATCCTCTCCGCCGTCTGGGGTTACGACTTCAGCACCGACACCAATGTGGTCGATGTGTTCGTCTCGTATCTGCGGCGCAAACTGGAGGCCGAGGGTGTCGCGCGGGTGGTGCACACCGTGCGCGGGGTCGGGTTCGTGTTGCGGGATCAGCCGTGA
- a CDS encoding HAMP domain-containing sensor histidine kinase, with translation MRASWSLRVRVALVSAAVAALVAVTLGLTYAALLKVTGTSQLDQTVSTMRVQIAQRYDGAPVEPPRLQDPSAPVPLPPTALARERTIVIPGAPPDDALAQVQGAPGMLVRLDPDRELVEAAITRSQLIGLGIGVAGVIVAAVLGWVLAGFAARPLRKLATATHEIDTLDELPPLSGRGAKEAEELSDAINRMLARLETAHGETRRALAGARDFAAVCAHELRTPLTAMRTDLQVLAGTELPAGQRGAVLADVLAAEGQIERILTDLERLAVGELTDHGAFEPFELCETLDRAVQNARRAHPGVDITLSACDPVPVHGLPGGIMLIVTNAVANAVLHGQATEVTVAARATVDGAEITIDDNGVGIPEHLSPTAFDRFAKRPGSPGSGLGLALVRQQAELHSGTAELVHSPLGGVRLRVEIAQAPVSTGA, from the coding sequence GTGAGGGCCTCGTGGTCGTTGCGGGTCCGGGTCGCCTTGGTGTCGGCGGCGGTGGCCGCGCTGGTCGCGGTGACCCTCGGGCTGACCTATGCCGCGCTGCTGAAAGTCACGGGCACGAGCCAGCTCGATCAGACCGTGTCCACCATGCGGGTGCAGATCGCGCAGCGCTACGACGGCGCGCCCGTGGAACCGCCTCGACTGCAGGATCCGTCGGCCCCGGTTCCGTTGCCCCCCACCGCCTTAGCGCGTGAGCGCACGATCGTGATTCCCGGCGCCCCGCCCGATGACGCGCTCGCCCAGGTCCAGGGCGCTCCGGGGATGCTGGTGCGGCTCGATCCCGATCGTGAACTCGTCGAGGCCGCCATCACCCGCAGCCAGCTGATCGGCCTCGGCATCGGTGTGGCCGGGGTGATCGTGGCCGCCGTATTGGGTTGGGTGCTGGCCGGATTCGCCGCCCGCCCGCTGCGCAAGCTCGCCACCGCCACCCATGAGATCGACACCCTCGACGAGTTGCCGCCACTGTCGGGACGCGGCGCCAAGGAGGCCGAGGAACTCTCCGACGCGATCAACCGGATGCTGGCGCGCCTCGAGACCGCACACGGCGAGACCCGCCGGGCACTGGCCGGCGCCCGCGACTTCGCCGCCGTCTGCGCCCACGAACTGCGCACTCCGCTCACGGCCATGCGCACCGACCTGCAGGTGCTCGCGGGCACCGAGTTGCCCGCCGGCCAACGCGGCGCCGTCCTCGCCGATGTACTGGCCGCCGAGGGCCAGATCGAGCGCATCCTCACCGATCTGGAACGCCTCGCCGTCGGCGAGCTCACCGATCACGGCGCGTTCGAACCGTTCGAGCTGTGCGAGACCCTCGATCGCGCGGTGCAGAACGCACGCCGCGCGCACCCCGGTGTGGACATCACCCTCTCCGCCTGCGACCCGGTCCCCGTCCACGGATTGCCCGGCGGGATCATGCTGATCGTGACCAACGCGGTCGCCAACGCGGTGCTGCACGGACAAGCCACAGAGGTCACTGTCGCCGCACGGGCAACCGTCGACGGCGCCGAGATCACCATCGACGACAACGGCGTCGGCATTCCGGAACACCTGTCCCCCACCGCTTTCGACCGCTTCGCCAAACGCCCCGGTTCGCCGGGCTCCGGTCTCGGGCTCGCACTGGTTCGCCAGCAGGCCGAATTGCACTCCGGCACCGCCGAACTGGTGCACAGCCCGCTCGGCGGCGTCCGGCTGCGGGTGGAAATAGCTCAGGCGCCGGTGAGCACCGGCGCCTGA
- the lepA gene encoding translation elongation factor 4 yields the protein MASSFADTTFTDPSRIRNFCIIAHIDHGKSTLADRMLQLTGVVEERAMRAQYLDRMDIERERGITIKAQNVRLPWQVDGTEYVLHLIDTPGHVDFTYEVSRALEACEGAILLVDAAQGIEAQTLANLYLALEKDLTIIPVLNKIDLPAADPDRYAAELAHIVGCEPGDVLRVSGKTGVGVTELLDRVIEAVPAPVGEADAPARAMIFDSVYDTYRGVVTYIRVVDGKISPREKIKMMSTGATHELLEVGIVSPEPKPTQGLGVGEVGYLITGVKDVRQSKVGDTVTSARNGATEALTGYREPRPMVYSGLYPVDGSDYPDLRDALDKLQLNDAALTYEPETSVALGFGFRCGFLGLLHMEITRERLQREFGLELISTAPNVVYRVEMEDGTEHVVTNPSYWPEGKSRHVYEPIVKCTVISPSEFIGSIMELCQQRRGELGGMDYLSETRVELRYTMPMAEIIFDFFDLLKSRTRGYASLDYEEAGEQEADLVKVDILLQGEAVDAFSAIVHRDAAQGYGHKMTSKLRELIPRQQFEVPIQAAIGAKIIARENIRAIRKDVLAKCYGGDISRKRKLLEKQKEGKKRMKTIGRVEVPQEAFVAALSSDSDKPKK from the coding sequence GTGGCTTCCAGTTTTGCCGATACGACGTTCACCGATCCGTCCCGGATCCGGAACTTCTGCATCATCGCCCACATCGACCATGGCAAGTCGACCCTGGCCGATCGGATGTTGCAGCTGACCGGTGTGGTCGAGGAGCGGGCCATGCGTGCCCAGTACCTGGACAGGATGGACATCGAGCGTGAGCGCGGCATCACGATCAAGGCGCAGAACGTGCGGCTGCCGTGGCAGGTCGACGGCACCGAGTACGTCCTGCACCTGATCGACACCCCGGGCCACGTCGACTTCACCTACGAGGTCTCCCGCGCGCTCGAGGCCTGTGAGGGCGCGATCCTGCTGGTCGACGCCGCCCAGGGCATCGAGGCGCAGACGCTCGCGAACCTGTACCTGGCGCTGGAGAAGGATCTCACGATCATTCCCGTGCTGAACAAGATCGACCTGCCCGCCGCTGATCCCGATCGCTACGCCGCCGAGCTGGCTCATATCGTCGGCTGCGAGCCGGGCGACGTGCTGCGGGTCTCGGGCAAGACCGGCGTCGGCGTGACCGAACTGCTCGACAGGGTGATCGAGGCCGTCCCCGCTCCTGTGGGCGAGGCCGACGCACCGGCCCGCGCGATGATCTTCGACTCGGTCTACGACACCTACCGCGGCGTGGTCACCTACATCCGCGTGGTCGACGGCAAGATCTCCCCGCGCGAGAAGATCAAGATGATGTCGACCGGCGCGACCCACGAGTTGCTCGAGGTCGGCATCGTCTCGCCCGAACCCAAGCCCACCCAGGGTCTCGGCGTCGGCGAGGTCGGCTATCTGATCACCGGCGTGAAGGACGTGCGTCAGTCGAAGGTCGGCGATACCGTCACCAGCGCCCGCAACGGCGCCACCGAAGCCCTCACCGGCTACCGCGAGCCGCGACCGATGGTCTACTCCGGTCTGTATCCGGTGGACGGCTCCGACTACCCCGATCTGCGTGATGCGCTGGACAAGCTGCAGCTCAACGACGCCGCGCTCACCTACGAGCCGGAAACCTCGGTGGCGCTGGGCTTCGGCTTCCGCTGTGGCTTCCTCGGTCTGCTGCACATGGAGATCACCCGCGAGCGGTTGCAGCGCGAGTTCGGTCTCGAGCTCATCTCCACCGCGCCCAACGTGGTGTACCGGGTGGAGATGGAGGACGGCACCGAACACGTCGTCACCAACCCGTCGTACTGGCCGGAGGGCAAGTCGCGGCACGTGTACGAACCCATCGTGAAGTGCACCGTCATCTCGCCGAGTGAGTTCATCGGCTCGATCATGGAGCTGTGCCAGCAGCGTCGTGGTGAGCTGGGCGGCATGGACTACCTGTCCGAGACCCGCGTCGAGCTGCGCTACACCATGCCGATGGCCGAGATCATCTTCGACTTCTTCGACCTGCTGAAGTCGCGCACCCGCGGCTACGCCAGCCTCGACTACGAAGAGGCGGGCGAGCAGGAAGCCGATCTGGTGAAGGTCGACATCCTGCTGCAGGGTGAGGCCGTCGACGCGTTCAGCGCGATCGTGCACCGCGACGCCGCGCAGGGCTACGGGCACAAGATGACGAGCAAGCTGCGCGAACTGATCCCGCGTCAGCAGTTCGAGGTGCCGATCCAGGCCGCGATCGGCGCCAAGATCATCGCCCGCGAGAACATTCGGGCGATTCGCAAGGACGTGCTCGCCAAGTGCTACGGCGGCGATATCAGCCGTAAGCGCAAGCTGCTCGAGAAGCAGAAGGAGGGCAAGAAGCGGATGAAGACCATCGGTCGCGTGGAGGTCCCCCAGGAAGCCTTCGTGGCGGCGCTGTCCTCGGATTCGGACAAGCCCAAGAAGTAG
- a CDS encoding type II toxin-antitoxin system PemK/MazF family toxin has translation MASSWNSLGKQLGVIAKEQGPKIVRKQGPRLLEKLVDALATKPGPAVAVRPTASTPVPTAHRARQIVYCPQLDGRADPGEIVWTWVPFEEDPTNGKDRPVLVVGRDRKTLLGLMLSSKADRAHDHNWVGIGTGPWDHDGRPSWVRLDRVLDVPEDGIRREGAIVERKTFDLVAHRLVAEYSWS, from the coding sequence ATGGCCAGCAGTTGGAACAGTCTCGGCAAGCAGCTCGGCGTCATCGCCAAGGAGCAGGGGCCCAAGATCGTGCGCAAGCAGGGGCCACGACTGCTAGAGAAGCTGGTGGACGCACTGGCGACCAAGCCGGGACCCGCCGTCGCGGTGCGCCCGACGGCCTCGACCCCCGTCCCGACGGCGCATCGCGCCCGCCAGATCGTCTACTGCCCGCAGCTGGACGGGCGCGCCGACCCCGGCGAGATCGTGTGGACCTGGGTGCCGTTCGAGGAAGACCCGACCAATGGCAAGGACCGGCCGGTGCTGGTGGTCGGGCGCGATCGCAAGACCCTGCTCGGACTGATGCTGTCGTCGAAGGCCGACCGCGCCCACGATCACAACTGGGTGGGCATCGGTACCGGGCCGTGGGATCACGACGGCAGGCCCAGCTGGGTGCGACTCGACCGGGTACTCGACGTGCCCGAGGACGGCATCCGGCGCGAGGGCGCGATCGTCGAGCGCAAGACCTTCGACCTGGTCGCGCACCGGTTGGTCGCCGAATACAGCTGGAGCTGA
- a CDS encoding aquaporin — protein sequence MSPTAQELVDVEVVPEPKKWAAEGLGTFILVMCGVGTMVLAGDRVGPLGVAFAFGLSLMFLVYAIGPISGCHVNPAVTLGHMLLGRISAIGAVGYVIAQLVGAFLAGLVLFALANNLPAYDRPVDGLGANGWGAHSPSAVTGPLGEVVVQNGYGLAATIIIEVMLTALLVFVVLASTDQISDVPLAGLSIGVTLTVIYLVSLPIDNTSVNPARSLGVAPYQDGAMGQIWAFIVFPLIGGALGALLYGLIFGRSKDVHS from the coding sequence ATGTCTCCCACTGCACAGGAACTCGTCGACGTCGAAGTCGTCCCGGAGCCGAAGAAGTGGGCGGCCGAGGGGCTCGGCACTTTCATCCTGGTGATGTGTGGCGTCGGCACGATGGTGCTGGCGGGCGATCGGGTCGGTCCGCTCGGTGTCGCCTTCGCCTTCGGGCTGTCGCTGATGTTTCTGGTCTACGCGATCGGGCCGATCTCGGGCTGCCACGTCAACCCCGCTGTCACGCTGGGGCACATGCTGCTCGGGCGGATCAGCGCGATCGGGGCGGTGGGTTATGTGATCGCTCAGTTGGTCGGCGCGTTCCTCGCCGGACTGGTGCTGTTCGCGTTGGCCAACAATCTGCCGGCCTACGACCGCCCGGTCGACGGGCTCGGCGCCAACGGCTGGGGTGCGCACAGCCCGTCGGCGGTGACCGGTCCGCTCGGGGAGGTGGTGGTGCAGAACGGGTACGGCCTGGCGGCCACCATCATCATCGAGGTGATGCTCACCGCGCTGCTGGTGTTCGTGGTGCTGGCCTCGACCGACCAGATCTCCGACGTGCCGCTGGCCGGGCTCTCGATCGGTGTCACCCTCACGGTGATCTATCTGGTCTCGCTGCCGATCGACAACACCTCGGTGAATCCGGCGCGCAGCCTGGGCGTCGCGCCGTACCAGGACGGGGCGATGGGCCAGATATGGGCGTTCATCGTGTTCCCGCTGATCGGCGGGGCACTGGGCGCACTGCTCTACGGCCTGATCTTCGGCCGATCCAAGGACGTGCACTCCTAG
- a CDS encoding transglutaminase family protein — MSWRIRVVHTTGYVYDAPVTRSFNEARLTPRADSRQNVILNRVETVPATRAYRYTDYWGTAVTAFDLHAPHTELEVTGSSVVETEPFAEPTEELSWDELQGGRVIDRFDEMLSPTAYVPRDRKLSTVARQLSRGEEPAKAVVRAAEWVHKEMDYIAGTTSVHTSALQAFAERRGVCQDYAHLTLVLLRSMGIPSRYVSGYLHPKPGAAIGETVAGQSHAWIEAWTGQWWGYDPTNNLAVNEQHVSVGVGRDYADVPPLKGVFSGGGSTDLEVVVEVTRLA, encoded by the coding sequence ATGAGTTGGCGGATCAGGGTGGTCCACACCACCGGTTATGTCTACGACGCGCCCGTGACGCGCTCGTTCAACGAGGCCAGGCTCACCCCGCGCGCCGACAGCAGACAGAACGTGATCCTCAATCGCGTCGAAACCGTGCCCGCCACAAGGGCTTACCGCTACACCGACTACTGGGGCACCGCGGTCACGGCCTTCGACCTGCACGCACCGCACACCGAACTCGAGGTGACCGGGTCGTCGGTGGTCGAGACCGAACCGTTCGCCGAGCCCACCGAGGAACTGAGCTGGGACGAACTGCAGGGCGGGCGCGTCATCGACAGGTTCGACGAAATGCTCAGTCCCACCGCCTATGTGCCGCGCGATCGCAAACTGTCGACCGTGGCGCGTCAGCTCTCGCGCGGTGAGGAGCCGGCCAAGGCGGTGGTGCGCGCGGCCGAGTGGGTGCACAAGGAGATGGACTACATCGCGGGCACGACGTCGGTGCACACCTCGGCGCTGCAGGCGTTCGCTGAGCGTCGTGGCGTGTGCCAGGACTACGCCCATCTGACACTGGTGCTGTTGCGCAGCATGGGAATTCCCAGTCGCTACGTGTCCGGCTACCTGCATCCGAAGCCGGGCGCGGCGATCGGCGAAACGGTGGCGGGCCAGTCGCACGCGTGGATCGAGGCCTGGACGGGGCAGTGGTGGGGCTACGACCCGACGAATAATCTCGCCGTCAACGAGCAGCACGTATCGGTCGGCGTCGGCCGTGACTACGCGGACGTGCCGCCGCTGAAAGGCGTGTTCTCCGGCGGCGGCTCGACCGACCTCGAGGTCGTTGTGGAGGTCACCCGGCTCGCGTAA
- a CDS encoding alpha-E domain-containing protein, with translation MLARNAESLYWIGRYVERADDTARILDVAVHQLLEDATVDADRTSRVLLKVLGIEPPEGLRLDVWSVTDLVAYSHDHGVSISDSITKARENARGAREVTSSEMWECLNATYNGMAAAERAARGLGPHEFFSYIKGRAAMFTGLTDSTLSRDDGYRFLLLGRSIERVDMMVRLLLSRAGDKTSSPAWVTVLRSAGAHDTYLRTHRGALDAARVAEFILIDRLFPRSVFHTLRVAEACLTELDQRPGSRVGARHEAQRVLGRARSELEFLPPGVLLEDLQSRLLALQKSCRELSEAVSRQYFHAAPWVAWTDVRSKQDSRVQVEGEL, from the coding sequence ATGCTTGCTCGAAACGCCGAATCCCTCTACTGGATCGGCCGGTACGTCGAGCGCGCCGACGACACAGCGCGCATCCTGGACGTGGCGGTGCACCAACTGCTCGAAGACGCCACCGTCGACGCGGACCGCACGTCCCGTGTGCTGCTCAAGGTGCTCGGGATCGAACCGCCCGAGGGCCTTCGCCTCGACGTGTGGTCGGTCACCGATCTCGTCGCCTACAGCCACGACCACGGCGTCTCGATCAGCGACTCCATCACCAAAGCCCGCGAGAACGCCCGCGGCGCACGCGAAGTCACGTCGAGCGAGATGTGGGAATGCCTCAATGCCACCTACAACGGCATGGCCGCCGCGGAGCGGGCCGCGCGGGGGCTGGGCCCGCACGAGTTCTTCTCCTACATCAAGGGCAGGGCGGCGATGTTCACCGGACTGACCGACTCGACGCTGAGTCGCGATGACGGCTACCGCTTCCTGCTGCTGGGGCGGTCCATCGAACGCGTGGACATGATGGTGCGCCTGCTGCTCTCGCGTGCCGGGGACAAGACCTCCTCGCCCGCCTGGGTGACGGTGCTGCGTTCGGCGGGCGCGCACGACACCTACCTGCGCACCCATCGCGGCGCCCTCGACGCCGCCAGGGTCGCCGAGTTCATCCTGATCGACCGCCTGTTCCCGCGTTCGGTGTTCCACACGCTGCGCGTCGCCGAAGCCTGCCTGACCGAGCTCGATCAGCGGCCGGGCAGTCGCGTCGGCGCGCGGCACGAGGCGCAACGCGTGCTCGGCCGCGCACGCAGCGAACTCGAGTTCCTGCCGCCGGGAGTCTTGTTGGAAGATCTGCAGAGCCGCTTGCTCGCCTTGCAGAAATCGTGCCGTGAGCTCAGCGAAGCCGTGTCACGCCAGTACTTTCACGCCGCCCCCTGGGTGGCGTGGACCGACGTGCGCAGCAAGCAGGACAGCCGCGTGCAGGTAGAGGGAGAGCTATGA
- a CDS encoding circularly permuted type 2 ATP-grasp protein, with protein sequence MVRTNGHPAGTHTGLFEGYGPGRFADAFDEMFDASGKVRAPYKGIHAAMAANDVDDLAKRSDALDRAFIDQGITFSLSGQERPFPLDLVPRVIAAAEWAKLERGIKQRVTAMELFLADVYGEQNILRDQVIPKRLVTSCEHFHREAAGLVPPNGVRIHVSGIDLVRDEKGDFRVLEDNLRSPSGVSYVMENRRTMARVFPDLFSSHRVRAVGDYPGHLLRALRASAAPNEVDPTVVVLTPGVHNSAYFEHSLLARQMGVELVEGRDLFCRDNVVYMRTTAGERQVDVIYRRIDDTFLDPMHFRPDSVLGVAGVLNAARAGNVVISSAVGNGVGDDKLIYTYVPKIIEYYLGEKPILPNVDTFRCWLDDEREEVLDRVGELVVKPVEGSGGYGIVIGPDASPRELEAIKRKIKGDPRGWIAQPVVQLSTVPTKIGDDLAPRHVDLRPFAVNDGDDIWVLPGGLTRVALPEGSLVVNSSQGGGSKDTWVLAGRAGSVDRELAGPELVSEPPQTDSFELGRELSTPQANQQQQQQQQTQRLIGE encoded by the coding sequence ATGGTGAGAACGAACGGACATCCGGCGGGTACCCACACCGGTTTGTTCGAGGGATATGGCCCCGGCCGCTTCGCCGACGCGTTCGACGAGATGTTCGACGCGTCGGGAAAGGTACGGGCGCCCTACAAGGGCATCCACGCCGCGATGGCCGCCAATGACGTCGATGACCTGGCCAAACGATCGGACGCGCTCGACCGCGCCTTCATCGACCAGGGCATCACCTTCTCCCTGTCGGGCCAGGAACGCCCGTTCCCGCTGGATCTGGTGCCGCGGGTGATCGCCGCCGCGGAGTGGGCCAAGCTCGAACGCGGCATCAAACAGCGGGTCACCGCGATGGAGCTGTTCCTGGCCGACGTCTACGGCGAGCAGAACATCCTGCGCGATCAGGTGATCCCCAAGCGCCTGGTCACCTCGTGTGAGCACTTCCACCGCGAGGCCGCCGGACTGGTCCCGCCCAACGGCGTGCGCATCCACGTTTCCGGTATCGACCTGGTCCGCGACGAAAAGGGCGACTTCCGGGTGCTGGAGGACAACCTGCGCTCGCCGTCGGGGGTGTCCTATGTGATGGAGAACCGGCGCACGATGGCCAGGGTCTTTCCCGACCTGTTCTCCTCGCACCGGGTGCGCGCGGTGGGCGACTATCCGGGTCACCTGCTGCGCGCGCTGCGGGCCTCGGCGGCGCCCAACGAGGTCGACCCGACCGTCGTGGTGCTCACGCCGGGCGTGCACAACTCCGCCTACTTCGAGCACTCGCTGCTGGCCAGGCAGATGGGTGTCGAGCTGGTCGAGGGTCGCGACCTGTTCTGCCGCGACAACGTCGTCTACATGCGCACGACGGCGGGGGAGCGTCAGGTCGACGTGATCTACCGGCGCATCGACGACACCTTCCTCGACCCGATGCACTTCCGGCCCGATTCCGTGCTCGGCGTCGCGGGCGTGCTCAACGCCGCCCGCGCCGGCAATGTGGTGATCTCGAGCGCGGTGGGCAACGGTGTGGGCGACGACAAGCTCATCTACACCTACGTGCCCAAGATCATCGAGTACTACCTCGGCGAGAAGCCGATCCTGCCCAACGTCGACACCTTCCGCTGCTGGCTGGACGACGAACGCGAGGAGGTGCTCGACCGGGTCGGTGAACTGGTGGTGAAACCGGTCGAGGGCTCCGGTGGCTACGGCATCGTGATCGGGCCCGACGCCTCGCCGCGCGAACTGGAGGCGATCAAGCGCAAGATCAAGGGCGACCCGCGTGGCTGGATCGCCCAGCCGGTGGTGCAGCTCTCGACGGTGCCGACCAAGATCGGCGACGATCTCGCGCCCCGCCACGTGGATCTGCGCCCGTTCGCGGTCAACGACGGCGACGACATCTGGGTGCTGCCCGGCGGTCTCACCCGGGTCGCACTGCCGGAGGGTTCGCTGGTGGTGAACTCGAGTCAGGGCGGCGGCAGCAAGGACACCTGGGTGCTGGCCGGGCGCGCGGGATCGGTCGACCGGGAACTGGCCGGCCCCGAACTGGTCAGCGAACCGCCGCAAACGGATTCGTTCGAACTCGGGCGCGAACTCAGCACGCCGCAGGCCAATCAGCAACAGCAGCAACAGCAGCAGACACAGCGGTTGATCGGGGAATAG
- the rpsT gene encoding 30S ribosomal protein S20 translates to MANIKSQMKRIRTNEEARKRNQSVKSALRTAIRNFREAASSGDKEKAAAQLQFASRKLDKAASKGVIHANQAANKKSALALALNKI, encoded by the coding sequence GTGGCCAACATCAAGTCCCAGATGAAGCGGATCCGTACCAACGAGGAAGCGCGCAAGCGCAACCAGTCGGTCAAGTCCGCGCTGCGCACCGCGATCCGCAACTTCCGTGAAGCTGCCTCCAGCGGTGACAAGGAAAAGGCTGCTGCGCAGCTGCAGTTCGCGAGCCGCAAGCTCGACAAGGCCGCGTCCAAGGGCGTCATCCACGCCAACCAGGCGGCCAACAAGAAGTCCGCGCTCGCGCTGGCTCTGAACAAGATCTGA